The bacterium genomic sequence CGTTTCGCGTAGCGTATCCGGAGCTTGATAGCAGGTAGGTAGTCTTGATATTTCGCCCGGGTGCACCCAGGTCGACAGCCTTGCTACCATAGCTCGAAAATGACGCTTGAAGGTCATTGGCGTCCGTAGCCATGACGCCGACAATATTCGCGAGGTTGAAGGAACATGGCGCCTGAGAGAAATCCGGATCATCGTTGTCTGTTCCGTCGTTCCCTGCTGATGCTACGAAAAGGATGCCTGCGTCCTGCATTTTCTGGATCACCTCCCTTACCAAATGCTGGTGATAGGGTGAGCCGTAACTTGCGTTCACGACCGATGCACCGTTGTCGATAGCCCATTGCATCGCATCAGGCAGCACATCCGGCTCAAGGCTGCCGCCGGCCGAGTCAGCCGAGACCTTGAGCGGCATTATCAGCACATTGGGTACGGCGCCGGCTATGCCGGTGTTGTTGTTTATGATCGCCCCGATTATCCCCGAGGTCATCGTCCCGTGCCCGTAGTAGTCTGTGGGATTATCGTCCGGGTGATGATTTGGCGGGTCCGGTTCCGCGCCGACGAAATCTCGACCGGCGGCA encodes the following:
- a CDS encoding S8 family serine peptidase — translated: MRRNSICFKLHLVIAGIFIALNVHGAETAADGVNKHVVPGEFFVRFAPGSALAAANELEKAGSHFKKSIDIIGAELWTFPIEKNISEVLKEVKAIRGVVAVEPVYMCYLHDDYPNDGKDQWALTNMDVVQSWQFVQDSDAIVVAMIDTGIVPSHPDLQGRIAAGRDFVGAEPDPPNHHPDDNPTDYYGHGTMTSGIIGAIINNNTGIAGAVPNVLIMPLKVSADSAGGSLEPDVLPDAMQWAIDNGASVVNASYGSPYHQHLVREVIQKMQDAGILFVASAGNDGTDNDDPDFSQAPCSFNLANIVGVMATDANDLQASFSSYGSKAVDLGAPGRNIKTTYLLSSSGYATRN